From Rhodospirillaceae bacterium, a single genomic window includes:
- a CDS encoding 4Fe-4S dicluster domain-containing protein, whose amino-acid sequence MNNIDKPKVGRREVLKGAGVSVAGAAVIATGTQVAEAAGTAPRWAMVMDLRKCVGCRACTVACKSENDVSLGRFRTVIQEKTYGTFPKVKKGFLPIMCNHCEGNKEDGVPPCVKACPEFPGERLTFKTPDGGKIRYRGGATYKRPDGLVLIESELCIGCGKCIDACPYGVRSFNPFVKAGKKPEKQAADKCDMCKERVANGIDPSCVNTCQGRARIFGDLNDPNSEVAKLVKEHNLAKKVLLPKEGTDPQVFYIDPDNMLEKLYTKREKGKLDHYVDVIP is encoded by the coding sequence ATGAATAATATAGACAAACCAAAGGTCGGACGCCGGGAAGTTCTGAAAGGCGCTGGTGTTTCAGTTGCTGGAGCAGCCGTTATTGCCACAGGCACGCAAGTCGCCGAAGCCGCTGGTACAGCACCCCGCTGGGCGATGGTTATGGATTTACGAAAGTGTGTTGGCTGCAGGGCCTGCACGGTCGCCTGTAAATCTGAAAATGATGTCTCCCTGGGGCGCTTCAGGACCGTCATTCAGGAAAAGACTTATGGTACCTTCCCCAAAGTCAAGAAGGGCTTCCTGCCGATCATGTGCAATCACTGCGAGGGTAACAAGGAAGACGGTGTTCCGCCTTGCGTCAAGGCTTGCCCTGAATTTCCCGGCGAACGCCTTACCTTCAAAACGCCGGATGGAGGCAAGATCCGCTATCGTGGCGGTGCTACCTACAAACGCCCGGATGGCCTGGTTCTGATCGAATCGGAACTGTGTATCGGCTGCGGCAAGTGCATTGATGCCTGCCCTTACGGTGTGCGTTCGTTCAATCCGTTTGTTAAGGCTGGCAAGAAGCCTGAAAAGCAGGCCGCCGACAAGTGCGACATGTGCAAGGAAAGGGTTGCCAACGGTATTGACCCTTCGTGCGTAAACACCTGTCAGGGTCGCGCCCGAATCTTTGGCGATCTAAACGACCCGAACAGCGAAGTCGCCAAGCTGGTCAAGGAACATAACCTTGCCAAGAAAGTCCTGCTTCCCAAGGAAGGGACTGATCCGCAAGTTTTCTATATCGACCCGGATAACATGTTGGAGAAGCTCTACACCAAGCGCGAGAAGGGCAAATTGGACCACTACGTAGATGTGATCCCATAG
- a CDS encoding molecular chaperone TorD family protein, with the protein MKMDTPRNDMVQMATARANVYGLLADVFREAPSDALLSKLREPECSDALTALNLSLDEMFESTPQDQLNENLAIEYTRLFIGPSSHISPHESMHTDARFGEKKALWGEQTVEVKKFMEAAGLKVNDAFGGMPDHISAELEFMQQLLLKEAEAWTNQEHELGQNILNIQKRFYDEHLSKWVSNFCNDVIEKTGLPFYKQFSEVTKDFIELEKETLKDLMIEAKEGDRLSA; encoded by the coding sequence ATGAAAATGGATACCCCTCGGAATGACATGGTCCAAATGGCAACGGCGCGAGCCAATGTGTATGGCCTTCTGGCCGATGTCTTCCGGGAGGCGCCATCTGACGCTCTCCTGTCAAAGCTCAGGGAACCGGAATGTTCCGATGCCCTGACTGCGCTCAACCTCTCACTGGATGAGATGTTTGAGAGTACTCCCCAAGACCAACTTAATGAGAACTTGGCCATTGAATATACGAGACTTTTCATTGGACCAAGTTCTCATATTTCTCCACATGAATCGATGCATACGGATGCGAGATTTGGAGAGAAGAAAGCCTTGTGGGGGGAACAGACAGTCGAAGTGAAAAAATTCATGGAGGCGGCCGGTTTGAAAGTCAATGATGCCTTTGGCGGAATGCCTGATCACATCAGTGCAGAGCTTGAGTTCATGCAACAGTTACTCCTTAAGGAGGCAGAAGCATGGACAAACCAGGAGCATGAACTGGGCCAAAATATTCTGAATATCCAAAAACGATTTTATGACGAGCATCTTTCAAAATGGGTTTCCAATTTCTGTAATGACGTCATCGAAAAAACCGGTCTGCCCTTTTACAAACAATTTTCTGAAGTGACAAAAGACTTTATCGAACTCGAAAAAGAGACTCTGAAAGATCTGATGATCGAGGCAAAGGAGGGCGACAGGCTTTCTGCATAG
- a CDS encoding molybdopterin-dependent oxidoreductase: MKKLNRRNFMTLAGASGAALATGVGKPKKALAGNVTFKNGGRDFSPVTGTERKAIPTACWGCVTRDAMIGYVEDGKLKKLEGHPDSIRTLGKLCAKGQAGVNQVYFPDRILYPLQRVGKRGEHKWKRISWDEALDIIASKLKPLRDAGKPEQFMYAYGRHKASQWAVTGDFLSAYGTKTIGNHTSVCEGGKWVGQESLWGGMYDNWDYDKTDFVVNFGSNQFETHTNHIPTSQRLIRAMVDRGVPLYTFDVRLSNTAAKSTEWVPIQPGFDGLVMLSMINVIMNEGLFRKDHFKYMRVTPDHHATTDQKIAAVKERVAKYTPEFASKKSGVPAAKITEIARGFAKAKSACLVTYRGTVMHHHGADQERAAMLLAAITNNLDTAGGRVMGVGGSWSAPSSTPAKVQKGLHLKDGFPGEAAFPTHHVSQSILPLIKDGQNGRPSVYWWSCYNPTYINGNNNEAHEIMKDESIMPFLITSTISYDESSQYADIILPDVTYLERWDWEDMVDASQIGENYIRQPLVKPLGEARCQGDVWPELAKRLGFELVYSSKKDFVKQTCDMTPGVKEAGGFDYMVKHGVWHDPNGKPNYGFYEAKVDVSGDGVILDKDTGVYWNHKKAGVGSNAKYLETKGAKNAYVAQDIEGTPRKAYPPNTKFVKSGLLDFYSDNFKGAGLPPFPTYTPTPEHEAMAKDDMILTTYKVAVHTHSRTSQCKWLSEIKHDNPAWINSKTATERGIKDGDAIKVKSTVGEITTTAYVTEGIIPGVIAISHHFGRKFSGIYGSGKSNPGSVGSSSDPDAKNMTWNKHGVHPNAIIPNSSDPISGAQRWMDTVVQVQKA, translated from the coding sequence ATGAAAAAGTTAAATCGTCGAAACTTTATGACACTTGCTGGTGCCAGCGGAGCAGCACTTGCGACGGGTGTCGGAAAACCAAAAAAGGCTTTGGCCGGAAATGTAACATTCAAAAATGGCGGGCGTGATTTCTCGCCCGTTACAGGTACGGAACGAAAAGCAATCCCGACCGCTTGTTGGGGTTGTGTGACCCGTGATGCGATGATTGGGTATGTCGAAGATGGCAAGCTTAAGAAACTCGAAGGCCATCCGGACTCAATCAGGACTCTCGGCAAGCTGTGCGCCAAGGGCCAGGCCGGTGTTAACCAGGTCTATTTCCCGGATCGCATCCTTTATCCATTGCAGCGTGTTGGCAAACGTGGCGAGCACAAATGGAAAAGGATTTCATGGGACGAAGCCCTGGATATCATCGCCAGCAAATTGAAACCCCTACGTGATGCCGGCAAGCCAGAGCAGTTTATGTATGCCTACGGTCGTCATAAGGCTTCTCAGTGGGCCGTTACCGGCGACTTCCTTTCGGCATACGGCACCAAGACCATCGGCAACCACACATCCGTTTGTGAAGGCGGTAAGTGGGTCGGTCAGGAAAGTCTTTGGGGTGGCATGTATGACAACTGGGATTACGACAAAACAGACTTCGTGGTTAACTTTGGATCCAACCAGTTCGAAACCCACACCAACCATATCCCGACTTCACAGCGTCTGATCAGGGCCATGGTTGATCGTGGGGTGCCACTTTACACCTTCGATGTCAGGCTTTCGAACACCGCCGCCAAGTCGACCGAATGGGTTCCAATCCAGCCCGGTTTTGATGGCCTGGTAATGCTGTCGATGATCAACGTCATTATGAACGAAGGTTTATTCCGTAAAGATCACTTCAAGTATATGCGGGTAACGCCTGACCATCATGCGACGACGGATCAGAAGATTGCTGCTGTTAAGGAACGAGTGGCTAAGTATACGCCTGAGTTCGCTTCCAAGAAAAGTGGCGTTCCGGCTGCCAAGATCACTGAAATCGCTCGTGGTTTCGCCAAGGCAAAGTCAGCCTGTTTGGTGACCTACCGTGGTACGGTCATGCACCATCACGGTGCCGATCAGGAACGTGCCGCAATGTTGCTTGCAGCCATCACCAACAACCTGGATACAGCCGGTGGCCGTGTCATGGGTGTCGGTGGCAGTTGGAGTGCACCATCGTCGACCCCGGCGAAGGTTCAAAAGGGCTTGCACCTTAAGGACGGTTTCCCCGGCGAAGCAGCCTTTCCAACCCATCATGTCAGCCAGTCCATTCTTCCATTGATCAAGGATGGCCAAAATGGTCGGCCCAGTGTGTATTGGTGGAGTTGCTACAACCCGACCTACATTAACGGTAACAATAACGAGGCTCACGAAATCATGAAGGACGAAAGCATTATGCCCTTCCTGATTACTTCGACAATCTCCTACGACGAGTCCTCGCAGTATGCTGACATCATCTTGCCAGACGTAACCTATCTTGAGCGATGGGATTGGGAAGATATGGTTGATGCCTCTCAGATCGGCGAGAACTACATTCGTCAACCTCTCGTCAAGCCTTTAGGCGAAGCGAGATGCCAGGGTGATGTATGGCCGGAACTGGCCAAGAGGCTTGGCTTCGAGCTTGTCTATTCGAGCAAGAAGGACTTCGTCAAACAAACCTGTGATATGACCCCGGGCGTCAAGGAAGCCGGTGGTTTTGATTACATGGTAAAACACGGTGTCTGGCATGATCCGAATGGCAAACCCAATTACGGGTTCTATGAGGCGAAGGTCGATGTTTCCGGCGACGGCGTCATTCTCGACAAGGATACCGGCGTCTACTGGAATCATAAGAAAGCCGGAGTTGGCAGCAACGCCAAATACCTTGAAACCAAAGGCGCCAAAAATGCCTACGTCGCCCAGGACATTGAAGGGACTCCGCGTAAGGCTTATCCGCCGAACACGAAGTTCGTCAAGTCGGGTCTTCTTGATTTCTATTCCGACAACTTCAAGGGCGCGGGGCTTCCTCCGTTCCCGACCTATACACCAACACCTGAACACGAGGCTATGGCCAAGGACGACATGATCCTGACCACCTACAAGGTTGCCGTACACACGCACTCCCGTACGTCACAATGTAAGTGGCTGTCCGAGATCAAGCACGACAACCCGGCCTGGATCAATTCCAAAACCGCCACAGAACGTGGCATCAAGGATGGCGATGCGATCAAGGTGAAAAGCACTGTCGGAGAAATCACGACGACCGCCTATGTGACCGAGGGAATTATCCCCGGAGTCATAGCCATTTCCCATCATTTTGGCAGGAAGTTCTCGGGCATCTATGGATCAGGAAAAAGTAACCCTGGCAGTGTGGGAAGTTCCAGCGATCCCGACGCCAAAAATATGACGTGGAACAAACATGGCGTTCACCCTAATGCAATCATTCCAAACAGCTCTGATCCGATTAGTGGAGCGCAGCGCTGGATGGATACGGTTGTTCAGGTCCAAAAGGCCTAA